Proteins from a genomic interval of Hydrogenophaga sp. PAMC20947:
- a CDS encoding glutathione S-transferase N-terminal domain-containing protein, with protein MSLKLFFAPGACSFVPHAMLEIAGVNFEPAMIKLHKGEQRTADYLLLNPRGQVPVLVDEGDVITQIVAILLHLDAKLPQAHIFPASGQARTHALSMLAWMNNTVHPTFTHFFMPQKFSDDEAAQQAMRTFAVERYRECLQEIEALAAKASPWLFGEHPGAVDAYALTLLRWGGYAGIDPTTLPATWALVQRFAALPAVAQAVERERLQLNVYQAPAT; from the coding sequence ATGAGCCTGAAACTGTTTTTCGCCCCCGGGGCGTGTTCTTTTGTGCCCCACGCCATGCTGGAAATCGCGGGCGTCAATTTTGAACCGGCCATGATCAAGCTGCACAAGGGCGAGCAGCGCACGGCCGACTACCTCTTGCTCAACCCCCGCGGGCAGGTGCCGGTGCTGGTGGACGAAGGCGATGTGATCACCCAGATCGTGGCCATCCTGCTGCACCTGGACGCCAAGCTGCCGCAGGCCCATATCTTCCCCGCCTCGGGTCAGGCGCGAACCCATGCGCTCTCGATGCTGGCCTGGATGAACAACACCGTGCACCCCACGTTCACGCACTTCTTCATGCCGCAGAAGTTCAGCGACGACGAAGCGGCGCAGCAAGCCATGCGCACGTTTGCCGTGGAGCGTTACCGCGAATGCCTGCAAGAAATTGAAGCCCTGGCCGCCAAGGCTTCACCCTGGCTGTTCGGCGAACACCCGGGTGCTGTGGATGCTTATGCGCTCACCTTGCTGCGCTGGGGTGGTTATGCCGGCATCGATCCGACCACCCTGCCCGCCACGTGGGCGCTGGTGCAGCGCTTTGCCGCTTTGCCCGCCGTGGCGCAAGCGGTGGAGCGGGAGCGCCTGCAGCTGAATGTGTACCAGGCCCCAGCGACTTGA
- a CDS encoding LysR family transcriptional regulator — protein MQHKAKALIGQMADVDLRLLRVFRAVADCGGMAAAELELNLAMSTISRHVKDLETRLGLVLCRRGRSGFALTPEGTQVYAAAQHLLAATDAFRGQLHDIHRRMGGDLHVALFEKTASNPASHIPQAIRQFRDIAPQVHLHLHVGPIGMIERGVIDGQYHLGIIPEHRRSESLDYLDLFGETMQLYASADHPWVDSTGDAARDWTALSQQQLAALGYHSPNMALTHARRLERAATASDQEAVATLVLSGAYVGFLPDHYARQFVEAGQMRAVAPAVLRYDCRFACIWRHAPGPLRMAQAFLQALQSAHMGA, from the coding sequence ATGCAACATAAAGCCAAGGCCCTGATCGGCCAGATGGCCGACGTGGATTTGCGCCTCCTGAGGGTGTTTCGGGCTGTGGCCGACTGCGGCGGCATGGCGGCGGCCGAGCTGGAGCTCAACCTCGCCATGTCCACCATCAGCCGCCATGTGAAGGACCTGGAAACCCGGCTGGGGCTGGTGTTGTGCCGGCGCGGGCGCAGCGGCTTCGCCCTGACCCCCGAGGGCACCCAGGTGTACGCTGCCGCCCAACACCTGCTCGCGGCCACCGACGCCTTTCGCGGCCAGCTGCACGACATCCACCGCCGCATGGGCGGCGACCTGCACGTGGCGCTGTTTGAAAAAACCGCCTCCAATCCGGCCTCGCACATCCCGCAGGCCATTCGCCAGTTCCGCGACATCGCGCCACAGGTTCACCTGCACCTGCATGTGGGGCCCATTGGCATGATCGAGCGGGGTGTGATTGACGGGCAATACCACCTGGGGATCATCCCCGAGCACCGGCGCTCGGAGAGCCTGGACTACCTGGACCTGTTTGGTGAAACCATGCAGCTGTATGCGAGCGCAGACCATCCCTGGGTCGACAGCACGGGCGACGCCGCCCGCGACTGGACGGCCCTGAGCCAGCAACAACTCGCTGCCCTGGGATACCACTCACCCAACATGGCCCTCACCCACGCCCGCCGCCTGGAGCGCGCGGCCACCGCCTCAGACCAAGAGGCCGTGGCCACGCTCGTTCTCTCGGGCGCTTACGTGGGTTTTTTGCCCGATCACTATGCTCGGCAGTTTGTGGAAGCCGGGCAAATGCGGGCCGTGGCGCCCGCCGTGTTGCGCTACGACTGCCGCTTTGCCTGCATCTGGCGCCATGCGCCCGGGCCGCTGCGGATGGCCCAGGCATTTCTGCAAGCCTTGCAAAGCGCACACATGGGCGCTTGA
- a CDS encoding aspartate aminotransferase family protein gives MDLSDTQQLQQPAIRTDAEWLAAHWMPFSGNRQFQQDPRLIVRGEGAYYTTADGRQVFDGLSGLWCCGLGHGRKEIVQAVSQQIATLDYSPAFNFAHPLSFELANKIVERMPEGLNRVFFTGSGSESADTALKMARAYWRVRGQASKTRLIGRLKGYHGVNFGGISVGGILGNRKHFGQGIEADHLPHTQPVNGTFARGMPKTGAELADELLNVIGLHDASNIAAVIVEPFSGSAGVIIPPEGYLQRLREICTAHNILLIFDEVITGFGRTGYWTGAEAFGVTPDILTFAKQITNGTQPLGGVVVKQDICDTFMAAGGPDYAIEFPHGYTYSAHPVACAAGLASLDLLGSDHALERVRELTPVLEQAVHGLKGVKHVADVRNFGLAAGITIDPLPGEPARRPFEIAMAMYKKGFYVRNGGDTIQLAPPFISTPAEIDRMVSALGETLQEQA, from the coding sequence ATGGACCTCAGCGATACCCAGCAATTGCAACAACCCGCCATCCGCACCGACGCCGAGTGGCTGGCGGCCCACTGGATGCCGTTCAGCGGCAACCGCCAGTTCCAGCAGGATCCACGCCTGATCGTGCGCGGCGAGGGCGCGTACTACACGACCGCCGATGGCCGTCAGGTGTTCGACGGCCTGTCGGGGTTGTGGTGTTGTGGCCTGGGTCATGGGCGCAAGGAAATCGTGCAGGCGGTGAGCCAGCAAATCGCCACGCTGGACTATTCGCCTGCGTTCAACTTTGCACACCCGCTCTCCTTTGAGCTGGCCAACAAGATCGTGGAGCGCATGCCCGAGGGCCTCAACCGCGTGTTTTTCACGGGATCGGGCTCCGAGTCGGCCGACACCGCCTTGAAAATGGCCCGCGCTTACTGGCGCGTGCGTGGACAGGCGAGCAAGACCCGTCTGATTGGGCGCCTCAAGGGCTACCACGGTGTGAACTTTGGCGGCATTTCGGTGGGTGGCATTCTGGGCAACCGCAAGCACTTTGGACAGGGCATTGAGGCCGATCACCTGCCCCACACACAGCCGGTGAACGGCACTTTTGCGCGCGGCATGCCCAAGACCGGCGCCGAGCTCGCCGACGAGTTGCTCAACGTGATCGGGCTGCACGACGCGTCCAACATCGCCGCCGTCATCGTCGAGCCGTTTTCGGGTTCAGCGGGTGTGATCATCCCGCCTGAGGGCTATCTGCAGCGCTTGCGCGAGATCTGCACGGCCCACAACATCCTGCTGATTTTCGACGAGGTCATCACTGGTTTCGGCCGCACGGGTTACTGGACCGGGGCCGAAGCGTTTGGCGTCACGCCCGACATCCTCACCTTCGCCAAGCAGATCACCAATGGCACGCAGCCGCTCGGCGGCGTGGTCGTCAAGCAGGACATCTGCGACACCTTCATGGCCGCTGGCGGCCCCGACTACGCCATCGAGTTTCCCCACGGCTACACCTACTCGGCCCATCCTGTGGCCTGTGCCGCGGGCCTGGCTTCGCTGGATCTGCTCGGCAGCGACCATGCGCTGGAGCGCGTGCGCGAGCTCACGCCGGTGTTGGAGCAGGCGGTTCACGGCCTCAAAGGGGTCAAGCATGTGGCCGATGTGCGCAACTTTGGTCTTGCCGCCGGCATCACCATTGACCCGCTGCCGGGCGAGCCCGCGCGCCGGCCTTTCGAGATCGCGATGGCCATGTACAAGAAGGGCTTTTATGTGCGCAATGGGGGCGACACCATCCAGCTCGCGCCGCCGTTCATCAGCACGCCGGCGGAGATCGATCGCATGGTGAGCGCGCTGGGCGAGACGCTGCAAGAACAAGCCTGA
- a CDS encoding sensor histidine kinase, with the protein MSFGLFQREQRSLFGEILDWMLTPLLLLWPLSLALTWFVAQGIASKPFDRALEFNLLALTQFVVAHDNVVSFRLAPQARDLLRADDSDLVYYQVLDPRSHLLISGEGDFPLPQDNETPEPGRVMLRNDTVRGDEVRVAYAWLSRTSDPRHLVLMQVAETKGKRSTLATEIIKGVMVPQFVILPLAVLLVWLALVRGIRPLNELEQRIRARKPDDLSPIEESFIPQEVAPLVSSINDLLTRLKASLTTQKRFLADAAHQLKTPLAGLRMQAELAQRESDPQEIRGSLQQIARASTRATHTVNQLLALARAETTGRTLPTAQIDLARLVTGVVRDSVPRALEHGVDLGYDGPDMMPPNGIMDGNPTLLQEMVRNLVDNAVHYSGKGGVVTAHVLFDRFSGVQILQVEDNGPGIPENERELVLQPFYRALGTNVDGSGLGLAIVHEIAQQHGATVHMEDAHNNPTHRGLRVSVRFAPKAHPSED; encoded by the coding sequence ATGTCCTTCGGCCTGTTCCAACGGGAACAACGCAGCCTGTTTGGTGAAATCCTGGACTGGATGCTCACGCCGCTGCTTTTGCTGTGGCCGCTCTCTCTGGCCTTGACCTGGTTTGTGGCGCAGGGCATTGCCAGCAAGCCGTTTGACCGCGCGCTGGAGTTCAACCTGCTGGCGCTCACGCAGTTTGTGGTGGCCCATGACAACGTGGTCAGCTTCCGTCTCGCGCCGCAAGCGCGCGATCTGCTGCGGGCCGACGACAGCGATCTTGTTTACTACCAGGTGCTGGACCCGCGCAGCCACTTGCTGATCAGCGGCGAAGGCGATTTTCCGCTGCCCCAGGACAACGAAACCCCGGAGCCAGGCCGTGTGATGCTGCGCAACGACACGGTGCGCGGCGACGAAGTGCGGGTGGCCTACGCCTGGCTTTCGCGCACCAGCGATCCCCGCCACCTGGTGCTGATGCAGGTGGCCGAGACCAAGGGCAAGCGCTCCACCCTGGCCACGGAAATCATCAAGGGCGTGATGGTGCCGCAGTTTGTCATCTTGCCGCTGGCGGTGTTGCTGGTGTGGCTGGCGCTGGTGCGCGGCATCCGCCCGCTCAACGAGCTGGAGCAGCGCATTCGGGCCCGCAAGCCCGATGATCTGAGCCCCATCGAAGAATCGTTCATCCCCCAGGAAGTGGCGCCGCTGGTCTCATCGATCAACGATTTGCTGACGCGGTTGAAAGCCTCGCTCACCACGCAAAAACGCTTTCTGGCGGACGCGGCCCACCAGCTCAAGACACCGCTGGCGGGCTTGCGCATGCAGGCCGAGCTGGCGCAGCGGGAGAGCGACCCCCAGGAGATCCGGGGCTCGCTGCAGCAGATTGCACGCGCCAGCACGCGCGCGACCCACACCGTCAACCAGCTGTTGGCTCTGGCCCGCGCGGAAACCACCGGACGCACCCTGCCCACGGCACAGATCGACCTGGCCCGGCTGGTGACCGGCGTGGTGCGCGACTCGGTGCCGCGTGCGCTGGAACACGGCGTCGACCTCGGCTACGACGGCCCCGACATGATGCCGCCCAACGGCATCATGGACGGCAACCCCACCCTGCTGCAGGAAATGGTGCGCAACCTGGTCGACAACGCCGTGCACTACTCGGGAAAGGGAGGCGTGGTGACCGCGCATGTGCTCTTCGACCGCTTCAGCGGCGTGCAGATTCTGCAAGTGGAAGACAACGGCCCGGGCATTCCGGAGAACGAGCGCGAGCTGGTGTTGCAGCCGTTTTACCGTGCGCTGGGGACCAACGTCGACGGCTCGGGGCTGGGCCTGGCCATCGTTCATGAAATCGCCCAGCAGCATGGCGCCACGGTGCACATGGAAGACGCCCACAACAACCCCACCCACCGGGGCTTGCGGGTGTCGGTGCGGTTTGCACCCAAAGCCCACCCGTCAGAGGACTGA
- a CDS encoding response regulator transcription factor: MRILIAEDDQVLADGLLRSLRAAGAAVDHVASGSEADAALMTNNEFDLLILDLGLPKMHGLEVLKRLRSRGSTVPVLILTAADSVEERVKGLDYGADDYMAKPFSLQELEARVRALTRRGMGGATSCIKHGPLEYDQAGRVATIDGKMIELSARELGLLEVLLQRSGRLVSKDQLVERLCEWGEEVSNNAIEVYIHRLRKKIEKGPIRIATVRGLGYCLEKIPG, from the coding sequence ATGCGCATCCTGATTGCAGAAGATGACCAGGTACTGGCCGATGGCCTGTTGCGAAGCTTGCGCGCTGCCGGCGCCGCGGTCGATCATGTCGCCAGCGGCAGCGAAGCCGACGCCGCGCTGATGACGAACAACGAGTTCGATCTGCTGATCCTGGATCTGGGGCTGCCCAAAATGCACGGCCTCGAAGTGCTCAAGCGCTTGCGCTCGCGAGGCTCCACCGTCCCGGTGTTGATCCTGACCGCCGCCGACAGCGTGGAGGAACGCGTCAAAGGCCTGGACTACGGCGCCGACGACTACATGGCCAAGCCGTTTTCACTGCAGGAGCTGGAAGCCCGCGTGCGCGCGCTCACCCGACGCGGCATGGGGGGTGCAACCTCTTGCATCAAGCACGGACCGCTGGAATACGACCAGGCGGGCCGTGTGGCCACCATCGACGGCAAGATGATCGAGCTGTCCGCACGTGAGCTGGGGTTGCTGGAGGTCTTGCTGCAGCGCTCAGGCCGGCTGGTGAGCAAGGATCAGCTGGTCGAGCGGTTGTGCGAATGGGGTGAAGAGGTCAGCAACAACGCCATTGAGGTGTACATCCACCGCCTGCGCAAGAAAATCGAAAAAGGACCGATCCGCATCGCCACCGTTCGCGGTCTGGGTTATTGCCTTGAAAAGATCCCCGGCTAA
- a CDS encoding MarR family winged helix-turn-helix transcriptional regulator, translating to MTDSPPHTPDDRWRQTHLGRLMGLALRRFDERVLHLMAHDANVPLALSNLAARDQIGAAHVHITRHLGLQGSRLTVLAQAAGMTKQAMGHLVDQCEAWDLVRREPDPLDARARRIVFTATGLLWLAAFRHAVDQAQTEFHGLVGNEVATVVTLGLEAYGLEASGPPSRRVSG from the coding sequence ATGACCGACAGCCCTCCCCACACCCCCGATGACCGCTGGCGCCAAACGCACCTGGGTCGGCTCATGGGGCTGGCGCTGCGCCGGTTTGATGAGCGGGTGCTGCACCTGATGGCGCACGACGCGAATGTGCCGCTGGCGCTGTCCAACCTGGCCGCCCGCGATCAGATCGGAGCGGCCCATGTCCACATCACCCGCCACCTGGGTTTGCAGGGTTCACGGCTGACCGTGCTGGCACAGGCGGCGGGCATGACCAAGCAGGCCATGGGCCACCTGGTGGACCAGTGTGAGGCGTGGGATCTGGTGCGGCGCGAACCCGATCCACTCGACGCACGCGCACGCCGCATCGTGTTCACTGCGACGGGTTTGCTGTGGCTGGCGGCCTTTCGGCACGCGGTGGACCAGGCCCAGACGGAATTCCACGGACTGGTGGGCAATGAGGTGGCCACGGTGGTCACCCTGGGTCTGGAGGCCTATGGCCTTGAGGCTTCCGGCCCCCCGTCCCGCCGCGTCTCTGGGTGA